From the Patagioenas fasciata isolate bPatFas1 chromosome Z, bPatFas1.hap1, whole genome shotgun sequence genome, one window contains:
- the LOC136115116 gene encoding transcription factor Jun-like, protein MSGGRSGRSAVKMEAPFYPEEGLELLPDFVPLPAFGTAGGPGADASAAGQKLLLGAGKKRDLAATAPAPLPGPFALRPPAGARAAALRLLPPPPAAAPPPPPAGSAEPAGGGEAAAAARGGPEVALGSAAELPLLKLPPAADLEQLLIQGGAGLGSGSPGPAAPGAGSGGAAAAGPFLYRQPVTQEQEGFADGFVKALADLHKQNQLLAAPPLSTPGPCCTARPGPPGAPAAADPPAVYTNLSGFNPTGPLSPSGSAYPAASAPPPGLAFGAAGLGSGRLPPARSLEEPQTVPEVPPTAAGEGGSSAPTPPSLSPLDAESQERLKAERKRLRNRIAASKCRRRKLERIARLEEKVKALKGQNAELAATANLLRAQVTQLQGRVRSHLSSGCHINAAGHPPPTAAQPREAPPEAVAAPETSAC, encoded by the coding sequence ATGAGCGGCGGCCGTAGCGGGCGATCTGCCGTGAAGATGGAGGCACCGTTTTACCCCGAGGAAGGACTGGAGCTGCTGCCCGACTTCGTGCCGCTGCCGGCTTTCGGTACCGCCGGCGGACCCGGAGCCGATGCGTCGGCGGCGGGGCAGAAGCTGCTTCTGGGCGCCGGGAAGAAGCGAGACCTGGCGGCCACCGCCCCCGCGCCGCTCCCAGGACCCTTCGCCCTTCGGCCCCCCGCTGGCGCCCGTGCGGCGGCTCTGCGCTTGCtaccgccgccgcccgccgccgccccgccgccgccgcccgccggttCCGCGGAGCCAGCgggcggcggggaggcggcggcggcggcccgcgGAGGCCCGGAGGTTGCGCTGGGCTCCGCTGCGGAGCTGCCGCTGCTGAAACTACCTCCGGCTGCCGACCTGGAGCAGCTACTGATCCAGGGGGGCGCGGGGCTGGGGTCTGGCAGCCCGGGGCCGGCAGcgcccggggcggggagcggcggagcAGCGGCGGCAGGGCCGTTTCTCTACCGGCAACCGGTGACGCAGGAGCAGGAGGGATTCGCCGACGGTTTCGTTAAGGCCCTGGCCGACCTGCACAAGCAAAACCAGCTCCTGGCGGCGCCGCCGCTCTCCACGCCGGGACCCTGCTGCACTGCCCGCCCAGGGCCGCCGGGAGCCCCCGCCGCTGCCGACCCCCCGGCTGTCTACACCAACTTGAGCGGCTTCAACCCCACGGGGCCACTGAGCCCTTCGGGCAGCGCGTACCCGGCCGCCTCCGCCCCGCCGCCGGGCCTGGCCTTCGGGGCGGCAGGTCTGGGGAGCGGCCGGTTGCCCCCAGCGCGGTCCCTGGAGGAGCCGCAGACGGTGCCCGAGGTGCCACCGACGGCGGCCGGGGAGGGCGGCAGCAGCGCGCCGACGCCACCGTCACTGTCGCCGCTGGACGCGGAGAGCCAGGAACGGCTGAAGGCGGAGCGCAAGCGGCTGCGGAACCGCATCGCAGCCTCCAAGTGCCGCCGGCGGAAGCTGGAGCGCATCGCCCGGCTGGAGGAGAAGGTGAAGGCGCTCAAGGGGCAGAACGCCGAGCTGGCCGCCACCGCCAACCTACTGCGCGCCCAGGTGACGCAGCTGCAGGGCCGCGTCCGTAGCCACCTCTCCTCCGGCTGCCACATCAACGCCGCCGGCCATCCTCCTCCTACCGCCGCTCAGCCGCGGGAGGCTCCCCCCGAGGCGGTCGCAGCACCGGAGACCAGCGCCTGCTGA